The genomic segment GCAATTTCCATCCAAGGTGCTTGACGCCATAATAGCCCGCCCAAGGCTAACATTTGTGCAGTGGTTTTTACTTTTCCAACCCATGAAACTGCTACTGTTGCACGGCTTCCAATTTCAGCCATCCACTCACGTAAGGCAGAAATAATAATTTCACGAGCGATCATCACAATAGCAGGTAGCGTTATCCAGAAAGCGTGATAATATTCCACAATGAGTACTAAAGCCGCTGCAACAATAACTTTGTCTGCAACAGGATCTAAAAATGCGCCGAAACGGGTTGTTTGTTTCCATTTACGAGCAAGATAACCATCAAACCAGTCGGTAATTGATGCAACGAAAAAAACGGCTGTTGCAGCAAATGGTGCCCATTCGACAGGGAGATAAAAAGCAATGATAAAAAATGGAATTAATACCACGCGGAATAGGGTGAGAAATGTAGGAAAATTAAGCTTCATATACGAAACACCATATTAAGTAGGCTTATACTA from the [Actinobacillus] rossii genome contains:
- the pgsA gene encoding CDP-diacylglycerol--glycerol-3-phosphate 3-phosphatidyltransferase; the protein is MKLNFPTFLTLFRVVLIPFFIIAFYLPVEWAPFAATAVFFVASITDWFDGYLARKWKQTTRFGAFLDPVADKVIVAAALVLIVEYYHAFWITLPAIVMIAREIIISALREWMAEIGSRATVAVSWVGKVKTTAQMLALGGLLWRQAPWMEIAGFVLLYIAAILTIWSMLQYLKAAKDPLLDELH